In the Gymnogyps californianus isolate 813 chromosome 3, ASM1813914v2, whole genome shotgun sequence genome, one interval contains:
- the HS3ST5 gene encoding heparan sulfate glucosamine 3-O-sulfotransferase 5, giving the protein MLFKQQALLRQKLFVLGSLAIGSLLYLVARVGSLDRLQPLCPIDGRFGPRGQDEIPLRALQFKRGLLHEFRKGNATKEQIRLHNLVQQLPKAIIIGVRKGGTRALLEMLNLHPAVVKASQEIHFFDNDENYAKGIEWYRKKMPFSYPHQITIEKSPAYFITEEVPERIYKMNSSIKLLIIVREPTTRAISDYTQVLEGKERKNKTYYKFEKLAIDPNTCEVNTKYKAVRTSIYTKHLERWLKYFPIEQFHIVDGDRLITEPLPELQLVEKFLNLPPRISQYNLYFNATRGFYCLRFNIVFNKCLAGSKGRIHPEVDTSVITKLRKFFHPFNQKFYQITGRTFNWP; this is encoded by the exons ATGCTATTCAAACAGCAGGCGTTGCTGAGACAGAAGCTCTTTGTGCTAGGCAGCCTTGCTATTGGAAGTCTCCTATATCTAGTTGCCAGAGTTGGGAGCTTGGATAG actgcagcccctctgccccatCGACGGTCGATTTGGACCCCGCGGCCAGGACGAAATCCCGCTGCGAGCTCTGCAGTTCAAGCGAGGGCTGCTCCATGAATTCCGAAAGGGCAATGCCACCAAGGAACAAATACGACTGCACAATCTGGTTCAGCAGCTTCCCAAGGCCATTATCATTGGGGTGCGGAAAGGAGGCACTCGAGCACTACTGGAGATGCTGAACCTTCACCCCGCAGTGGTCAAAGCTTCTCAAGAAATTCACTTCTTTGACAATGACGAGAACTATGCCAAGGGGATTGAGTGGTACcggaaaaaaatgcctttttcttacCCTCATCAAATAACAATTGAGAAAAGCCCCGCATATTTTATCACTGAGGAAGTACCTGAAAGGATTTACAAAATGAACTCATCTATCAAATTATTGATCATTGTCAGGGAACCTACCACAAGAGCTATTTCTGATTACACTCAGGTGCTGGAaggtaaggaaagaaagaacaaaacttaCTACAAATTTGAGAAGCTGGCTATTGATCCTAATACCTGCGAAGTGAACACTAAGTATAAGGCAGTGAGAACCAGCATCTACACAAAACATCTGGAGAGATGGTTAAAATACTTCCCAATCGAGCAGTTTCATATCGTGGACGGAGACCGGCTCATCACAGAACCACTGCCAGAACTCCAGCTGGTCGAGAAGTTCCTAAATCTTCCTCCGAGGATAAGTCAGTACAATTTATACTTCAATGCCACCAGAGGGTTTTACTGCTTGCGATTTAACATTGTCTTCAACAAGTGCCTGGCAGGTAGCAAGGGACGCATCCATCCAGAGGTGGATACCTCTGTCATTACCAAATTGCGCAagttttttcatccttttaatCAAAAATTCTACCAGATCACTGGGAGGACATTTAACTGGCCCTAA